CGTTGCTTGCATGGGTCGATCTTTATCGAGTCCGTGGACGAAATGCGTACCACAACCAAGCCTTCGTGCtgcgaaggaaaggaaagcagaagaataaaacaaaacaaataaatcgcCTTTCCCGTTGGGTCCTACTGATTACGTTGCTCGGTTAAACATTTTCGCTGCACGTTTTCTTTCAGACACCTCAGACCTCACACCACCACAGCATGGGTGGGGTCCCCGGGGTTGGAAGGGTGGGAATTTATTTTCGCCCACAATTACTATACGATCGGTCAACGGAAAATGCGTgcggtcggttttttttttgggggagggAGGCGGGAAAAACTGCGCCATGCGGTTTCCCGCACTCCCTGCCGTGTGTACATAAACTACACCCGGTGCGTGTACGCACACGGTAGCAGACGGAGTCTGAGGCGCTAAATACGCGCGTCCATCGTCCGCTAGATCGTTAAATAAATCGTACATCCCTCGGACTTTACGTACAGTTTGTGCCCCACTGTCCGGCTGCCCCCATCCGTCCTTAGCTCCGAAGCTTGTGCATATTTTCATCTTCGCTCGCGTTCATCTTCCTCGCATCCCGGCTTCTAGCGGGTTGATTTTTCCCGTGCTCGCGAAGCGACTCTGTTGGCTTACGATCGTGCTAGACGATCATATTTGTTGGTGTAGTGGGTTTTGAAACGATCGAGCTCGACTGGaagctgtgttgtttttgttattcttaattttttattatacacAATAGATGCTGCTGGGGGAGATTGGGGGGAGATTGGAAGGGGTGGGTACAAGGGGGCGCTGACGTGAGATGCTGAGCAGGTACATCCGTGTGCAAGCAAAGCGCAACCAATGGCAATCATTTCCTTAACTGgttaattttaacattttcctaaATATAGTCAGTTGTTGAggattaaattgattaaactTAGCctgattaatatttaaaatattgcacacaaaaaagtcAGCAATGTAAAACAGTTTAAATAGTGTTGCGCGAGTGTACATCACTGTGCATCACGGATAGAGTTTCCTGGGTGCATTTTACGCGCGTTCCATATCAGCTCGCCCCACCATGCCCACGGTGAGTGAGGTGATGAGAGCGAAATACGATCGAGtaaaatcatttgtttataatcaatttttccgttttgtttacaACGGTGAAATGCGTTGTCGAAGTCCAGCCCACGGGTCTGCACGACCATTAGGACCTTCGCTTCTCACGTGCAGCACACCTCCAGGAGCAGCCGTGTGGCATTAAGATTACCCCGGAATCCACTCCACGCGCTTCACCCTCTGTGTTGGGAGCTCGGTATTAACTCAGTGAGCGTTGGGCGGACCCAACAACGTGTGCGgttcgtgtgtgcgtggtgAAGAatggtgtgaaatatttttataaatcgtGGCTAATATTAGTGTAGCCGTGCCCGTCTACGCTGTCCCGTGCGTATGGCTTCCAGTGCGAGAAAGTGGAGAAAATGGACAAAAACTGTCTTGCACGGTTCAATTCATTATTTACAATATGCTAGCTGATGTAGAACGAACGTGTAGCCAATGGCTTAAGGGAGACTCGGGGAAGGGCAATAGTAATAATGTTCCTCGcgcgtttaaaaaaaaaatgattcgaacCATTTGTCTAACACGCGTCCCTGATTCATGGTAGCgattatttaatcatttgtggattttatttctatttatatTAACAGTAGTAAATATAATCTCATCGTTTACGCGGTAACTTATGTCGTGATTCGAGCAGCATTAAACGCTTGTATGCTATGCGAGAGCGTATTTTTGGTAGATTGTACGATTGAAAATCTGTTTGACCTTAGTTTTCCCTATCTAATAGCTATCTTTGTAACGCTTTGCGTAGCTCTTTTTGATAATATGACGCTGACGAGTGCATTAATTCGTGCTGAGCATCTTTTGCCGCTTAACCCAGCACAAAATGTTCACCCAAGCGAAGGCACATGAACCCACGTAAACCACGCGGAACTTTGGTGGCACGAGGACAAAGTTGAGCGTTTGGGCCGGTATCCAAAACAGGCAGGATCGTGCAAACGTCGGCACAAACTTTTGACGGCACTCTTCGGTGATGGATGATTGTTGTTCCATTAGGGACATTCCTGCAAAGGAAGAAGGGCAGTATTAAAAACACTGCATGGGTGTATTTGAAGGAGAGAAATGTGATACAAACCGGTAAAGAATATCACTAGCAGCGGAGGAGTTAGCACAAACTGATCCAGCAGCAATTTTTTCACTATAATACGTTTGGCAGTGCCGGGGAAGGTTTTATCTAACCATTTGTACCTGCAAAGGGATTCGGAAAtatgaaagcaaacacacgaTCGTTTGCAGCATTAATACGTGTTTTTTGGGCAACATGTTTCGTTTCTCCCCCGTTGGAGTCCTTCAAATAGCAGCACCAGACAAACCATTAACAGGACATGTtcaatttcaacattaaattaCCTTCGGCGAGCAAACGGTACCCGCAAACATCCTTGATCCTCGTTCGTGCAGGAAATGATTGGCAAGCAATGGCGAATAATGAATGGCGCGATTTGATGGTGGAAAGTCAAATTCTTACTTTTGTTCTGCACCACGCGGGCGGaacggggaaaaaaggcaTGCAGCGTTGAGCGATGTCGGGAAAATAAAAGGAtatgtgaaaatgaaaaaagaaaaaaccataaATCGAGTTCACATTGGAATGAAAACAGGTGGTgagaaaagaaattattgaTTAAAAAGTGCAGTTTTGTTTACGCGTTCCATGTAGCTTTGGAAGTTGCATTAGTTGAGTGGCGTTGGCGATCGGAAGCATACTCACCAGTTGTAAAGTATTGGGGAATATATGAACGTTCCCATGACAGCGTATCGTGCTAGCGTTGGTCGATCAATATCTTGTGGCGGGTCGGTCTACAAGTATACAAAATAGCCAACTGTTGAGGTAAAGGTTCGTACCGTCTACTGCATTAATACGCACCAAGAACTTTCGCGTAATTGTTTGTTGCGAAAATTCTGCACCGACGTACAGCGTCCCATACACGAGTCCATTTCCCGCCAAAGGATGCTTCGTGAAGAAGCGACCGAAAGCTTTCAGCAGTGTTGCCATGGCAGCCAGCTATTAATGCAGGTCCCGTACGGGCCGAGTGATGCGGCCTGCCAGCTGTAGCTGCGCTTACGCTGGTGAAGAAAATCGATGAAACGACCATTAAGTACGTGGTGTTGCTTATCAGATGAATTTAGTTTCTATATCTTACGTTCAGATGTTCTACCCCCGAGCTCTCGATCACGGTTTTGGGGCAGAAAATCCCTGTGGCAAACACAACAACTTCGGTCGTATTTTCTATCACCTTACTGGCAGGAGGGACCTCGTGGACGCTCTGTAGAAGTATCACGAGTTTAGTTTGGCTACCGTTCCCTTCGAGTGCCCTGGAAGGATGGTTTTTGGTAGAAAATTGTCGAATTAGACGACTGGACGATGATAGCACCAAGAGTTTGAATATTTCACCAGTGAATATATTAGAACCGGACCGCACCGATTGACCGAGCTAATGTTAAAAGGGCGCTGGTAAATCAATGCTCATGGTTTGCGGGCAACTTCACACAAGCACCTACTCCTCGTGGGATGCCGTTCATGCGCAATACGCACCGTGAGCATGTTTTCGGATATTTCTAACACAATGTCAACGTGGCGTTTGACGTTTCCCTCCCCACAAACCGTTTGCGATGACTGTGACGCATTACGTAAAGCGTCTGCTTACCTTTTTTGAAGCGCGTCTGTTGGTTTCTGATGCTCGGAATTTGAATGGCACCGACCAGCTAGTTGTGGTGTCGGTTGTAAGACTGGCACCCGCGATACAGCGCGTGCTGTTGGGCacgagaaataaaagaaaccaGCACGGTACGGTAGAGTAATCACCGCCAATTGATACTAATAAACTCACCACGAtcgttttaaattgaaatcgaCCGAATGTTGTATCGGGCGGTATGGAGACGGATGGTCCCGGACGATGGAGATGGAGGGCCGGGGGTTTCGATTCGACACCCCTTCCCAAGCGGGGTTTTAATTGGAAACGCATTCGTTGGGTGTTATTTTTGCGAATCAATTCaataatacaattttgttGAGAGTTATCAGCCAGAAAAGGTTCGAACTTAGACAAATATATAGATTTTCGTGATCTCAAGATTTGCCACACATGCgcttgaaaatgaaaaccgaAACGATGATTTGAAAGAACCGACGAGTGGTGCTCTGTTTTAGCTACAAAGTGCTTGATCGTGGACATCTTTTTGCAACATAGCGCATGTGTTGGTTGTGCATGCGTTCACTTTGACCCATTCGCCGCAGTTCGTAGTTAAGAACATTGGTGCGGATCGATTGCTCAACCGCTCCCCCCGTTCTTTCGCGTTCTGCGTAACTCGTTGATTGAGCTCCACAACGTTGCAGTTACGCGCTTGGTGTGTTGCGTTTGACATATAGTGGCAGTGCAGTTAACGACATTAACAAGCGCCCCGGCCCACGCATCGCGACGACGTACGAGactgctgtttgttgttttcggcATGCGGTGGGGTTGTCATGGCTGGTGAGCGGAGTGTTTTGCAGCACTTGGACCCACCGCACAACGATTGGTGCAGTAGCTGCAGCACCCCGCCCAAACAGCGATGGCGCCAGATCGCCAGATGATCGTCGTTCGATGACATTCGATGGAACTGGTCGCTTGCATGAGGGCGTGTACGGAGAGAACCGTTGTGCGTAAACACGTGGCTAATTGCCAGTGTAGCATGTGATGGGTGGCCACACACGAGAGCTTCTAGGGAGAAAGCAAAAGTTGACTAAGAGAGATCTTATTTTACCAGTTTAATAGCGGATATTACAAGCAAAGATAGATTGCCAGGTAAGGAGTTCGCTTTTCATTGCTATTCCTAGAATTCTAAGGTGTCCCTCCTCTTACTTACCATACAACACAGCTCCAGCTGAGATTTGAACCCACACTGGAGATGCTGCAAAGTTCGAGTACAACTCACTATGCTAAGAGATCGAGTTTACTTAGCATCTCAAATACTCGATGACTATCTTCGATGACGTCTGCCTGTTTAGGATGAAATTTTCGCTCAGTTCTCGGTGGCAGTCGGCAGCGGCTCAATGACATCATTGAGTGCGACACAGTGGTTAGCTGCACTACACACTCCCCACTGGGTATGGTAGTTGTGCGGTAGTCTCTTTGAACCTTGTGTCACGTACACCGTCACCGAGGATAAAAGACGGACCGAGCGGtgatcgtcgtcatcatcgttcaCTTCCAGGCGCTTCGGGCTAGCCGAAAACGGGCACCTGGACGCACATGATCGCATGGTGCGCGCACGAGTGTTGaattcacccccccacctgtATGGTGttgggtaaataaaataaatggacGATTgatatgttttcatttccaacaGCGCTCACGGAGcgtacgaaaaacaaacagatataTAGATGACTAAATACCGCAAGAAGCCGTAGCTGGTCCATCAATTCCATTTGGCATTGAAGCTGAAGAGCTTTCGAAACCGAAGAGGTTACCAGCACGCGGGAAACAGTGTTTTCTGCATGCGAttgggtgtgtgcgttttttttattctctgctgttgtttttgcAGGGTCAGCTCCAGAATCGTTGCAAGGAATGATTAGTGATATTCACCACCAGCCAGCATGTATGTAGATGCTTACAAACgagagcgttttttttttcaacgctGCTAGTATGGCGGCGGTAGTTGGTGGGTGTAGATGCAGATGGATGGAGGAGTAGCCAACAAACGGTGATTATGAGAAACGTCCGGGAGTCCGTGGTGAGGCGAAACCTCAGAAGGTCCATAATTTCCCATATCCGATCTGTTGGGCCGTTTGGGAGGAGTAAACCGATTGGTGTTCGATCGTTCGAATGCTCCGTTCGCGATCGGCTGGGAGAGTCGATGGAAACAGTTCGGCCAGA
This region of Anopheles marshallii chromosome 2, idAnoMarsDA_429_01, whole genome shotgun sequence genomic DNA includes:
- the LOC128706910 gene encoding mpv17-like protein, encoding MATLLKAFGRFFTKHPLAGNGLVYGTLYVGAEFSQQTITRKFLTDPPQDIDRPTLARYAVMGTFIYSPILYNWYKWLDKTFPGTAKRIIVKKLLLDQFVLTPPLLVIFFTGMSLMEQQSSITEECRQKFVPTFARSCLFWIPAQTLNFVLVPPKFRVVYVGSCAFAWVNILCWVKRQKMLSTN